In the genome of Phlebotomus papatasi isolate M1 chromosome 2, Ppap_2.1, whole genome shotgun sequence, one region contains:
- the LOC129800556 gene encoding uncharacterized protein LOC129800556 isoform X1, which yields MEKRMETHTMEHPVMEKRKKTIPGKFHWLPVNLHREVRSILSSDWDQNKLIECMEYYIRNVPDGSLLSKKMQNPKITHCIKSMPGIMYLFKCLNVKFGPTAAYFDRIVKILQLYLDHELKASIQEIVYYVDIANKISLQIDVHLKNQDPGYILSVFLTAKRSQHKTHRLVLDLLYTRYLTVQKWSVQKVELTDRLMLMYVIGYKQWVNLFLDDKPKVLEIMKNFSMFKPRETFTENPKIPQSLRTIFSQTGLVQELLTTSEKVDVLKQALMEYLDEAGHGMVDFTVSNVPEMAALSIAESPTGEKGDAQASTSTSEMESILVPRPQEARSVPVPLMQTRIPRVVKEEQPETLAVIDLTEDELREKPMTWLQNLARKARDAQEVTIGRSSSPREMDVICLSDSDEADEPEAVVGVQEEVEGEGEDEESVDNETQVNLTENMMQWSEGANSESTSSVMAKNREMLDSITSNLDEVPVHQKLPTTTMVQMVEKGQLSVGGLSGKSAIKFGVRDDLVGSSPRKVTTVGTENVGESQGMCQQQQQSQQQVAAVQEGPAIVSGESVEEDSQNSVENYNIFNEIRMMERGGENFEAPPPQSAIFQDNANYFCEEDFTGLHRTSLSADPKVLERQRRRQSTEQTENVVFSFQRRPLATNEEDAEVISSSGSSMVGTTDRVLFSMAKPAQLPMEESLNNIVRDIMADFSDVDDVLPDEEDGSIDDEPDIESPSMETIEKADLVEFMEICERRNQSPEHLKSILDRSTPQEKSAKVKKKVKFGTTEYHEVDDYPRQRDFFGGMSPRKAILKSSLKKTMLSTGKCSSGSGSGSGSVQKRLPVKETTKSPSNIMVKMTYVSPEMLQNQQQTTTVKGVAASVDSDVRSTDSETDNETPRMPVVQPKISPKRTQFLIRREFEDRRRKIKRRNSIACISYVDCEEIRIPIKAEQPETPASPEKPASPEKPASPEKRASSEKQASFEKQASLEKQASFEKQASFEKRASSEKQASPEKRSPLEKQVSFEKLSSPEKRSPLEKQNSFEKQASPEKQASFEKRASSEKQASPEKRASSEKQASPEKRPSFEKQASLERQASFEKFSSPEKQASLEKLSSLEKPSLPALTEEIQVERPVVLEKLQQSEKSELVVKPVQLEKEASVELYSQLLPTKTSSRKVKKEAKVKASPLVDPKLYRAYVPVIKLVLPTFEAKKVKDVKTAEKKRNVQTPIQVKISQEMRQKPWIDYPLYTGLTPSRMTRSMRRKFLELNLQDEDFERAETPEKKEKKVLRRRLLSTFELVSESRREIEEEERKMKSNVVPPNVVLNPSSDQVPSNLSQSALIRDKKKSVDGVKNSLKRKAVEEVEMVPMKVVVKENPQNSPEPQPRAQSTPIVKLEKVDQSLPITKASRKEVLPPMDKSTPVRPMLDSKMKIPAIRLPEGPLKVKSPRTPVPKGPLTPLSKETLMIIGRDRKLSHMRAIAKVLKLTNEEIQRICNNVRRSSSEKMTFLSESRQFFPDKTSDTQIVNKNIEAFTPAPSFKIEHSEKPLERPRDSSDVTEKITCDPKENQEISETSRDQIENVNVDNLGESNLDVSANEDEDGKAKRGRRSEGKRNKTPRRLKRSSLYQKIIEDTGVLAQIEVKPLALLSMNEEIGKMASPDSTSSHGEANKVVEEQFQGKAVSPEYVNSSISSTVNTEISSTTQIAAKSSGNCSEKGENSNSPGTKSPSPVDQKIHRLGFNGPVLRSMSSMGNSNSSPISCDSQGNLGEDGDSHEKSPRNESKCDSQTEEMIVKSPGNVQDASNSSDETKIDDEISVDQNEVSEDRNEVTEDRNEVTEDQNEVTEDQVHEEEKSEESPPRCDSQGNDDPDEEDRQREDEEKTQEEDIQTKSSDEPNEEEGTETVHEIVVPKEETQKTPQDNQEDCAKDDDEKTDEKYQSDASIDFQDFDTVSEYSNIESPSSVYDDANEEKIDDSEEDTATEANFMMHFDPSEAFKDTSEDETQQEEPEIHEKDNLFENISSIESTEQNYLVDNCGLLTGDAETVEKIASPDSSNVQGKDTGDSQENPLEALPDTSVNFMPNSAHENGDLGMNEQQQYVEHDGLFSSPIYDTEPMEMPQEDQRSKFNGQMADQLMYQTVCDSSVNIERNLTIENLVEEMPSDDTTLITESDIFEEYCENLTSIGDNVTVETENEIVTEPFGVSNTFLTTPVSFSAVVPEVTTATRKSDRQRIKSHTNLYVEHDYSPKTDTNRITPTSSTKTGDRYLLPPKSERISRRRSYHGDGRERRKSRQKNNTQGIAVGGTQQILSTNLPPLKTVPGPSSRIPEKSRVRVISEQIISPSSSVSSYLEVHNSLQHQIEKGISQMLPTLPPPMSNGDILKKVRKPNRTTKTPPPAIPHYEQISPCPQDAKIKAQMGEIKAFNMIPSSQSIAALASVAQRRSSKDTSGQVFSQAIAEYQIVQYTTNTPIPSNPTDFCIITTARQPTHLPTDQITFPNSAVGGQRLTSQSEELPQFMVTESDLVDDCL from the exons ATGGAGAAAAG AATGGAAACGCACACGATGGAGCACCCAGTGATGGAGAAGAGAAAAAAGACCATCCCTGGAAAATTTCACTGGTTACCGGTGAATCTGCACAGGGAAGTTCGGAGTATTCTCAGCTCTGATTGGGATCAGAATAAGCTGATAGAATGCATGGAGTACTATATAAG AAACGTCCCGGATGGGAGTTTGTTGAGTAAGAAGATGCAGAATCCCAAGATTACGCACTGTATCAAATCCATGCCGGGAATAATGTATTTATTCAAGTGTCTCAATGTAAAATTCGGACCT ACGGCAGCATATTTCGATAGGATAGTCAAGATACTCCAGCTGTATCTTGACCATGAACTGAAGGCGTCAATTCAGGAGATTGTCTATTACGTGGACATTGCCAATAAAATATCTCTGCAGATAGATGTCCATCTGAAG AATCAGGATCCAGGATACATTCTCAGTGTCTTCCTGACAGCCAAGAGATCTCAGCATAAAACCCATCGTCTTGTCCTGGATCTCCTCTATAC GAGATACCTAACTGTGCAAAAGTGGTCAGTACAGAAGGTTGAACTGACGGACAGATTGATGTTGATGTATGTGATTGGGTACAAGCAATGGGTGAATCTCTTCCTGGATGACAAGCCCAAAGTCCTGGAGATCATGAAGAACTTCTCAATGTTCAAGCCACGAGAGACTTTCAC GGAGAATCCCAAGATTCCACAATCACTGCGAACGATTTTCTCCCAGACGGGATTGGTGCAGGAATTACTGACAACTTCTGAGAAGGTGGATGTCCTCAAACAG GCACTGATGGAATATTTAGATGAGGCTGGACACGGAATGGTTGATTTCACCGTGTCTAATGTCCCAGAAATGGCT GCGCTGTCAATTGCGGAGTCGCCGACTGGAGAGAAGGGAGATGCACAGGCATCGACAAGCACATCAGAGATGGAGTCAATTCTCGTGCCAAGGCCACAGGAGGCCAGGAGTGTTCCCGTTCCGTTGATGCAGACGAGAATACCGCGCGTGGTGAAGGAGGAACAACCTGAGACGCTGGCAGTGATTGATTTGACGGAGGATGAATTGCGAGAGAAGCCGATGACGTGGCTGCAGAATCTGGCCAGAAAGGCACGAGATGCCCAGGAAGTTACCATAGGGAGGAGTTCATCACCCCGTGAGATGGATGTTATTTGTCTGTCTGATTCGGATGAAGCAGATGAGCCGGAAGCTGTAGTTGGGGTTCAGGAGGAAGTGGAAGGAGAAGGAGAGGATGAAGAAAGTGTTGATAATGAGACTCAAGTGAATCTCACTGAGAACATGATGCAGTGGTCCGAAGGGGCAAATAGTGAGAGTACAAGTAGTGTTATGgcaaaaaatcgtgaaatgtTGGACAGTATCACGTCAAATTTGGACGAAGTGCCGGTTCATCAGAAACTGCCGACGACGACGATGGTGCAGATGGTGGAGAAGGGACAATTGAGTGTTGGTGGTTTGAGTGGAAAGAGTGCCATAAAATTTGGGGTAAGGGATGATCTTGTTGGTTCGAGTCCGCGAAAAGTGACAACAGTGGGAACTGAGAATGTTGGTGAGAGTCAGGGAATGTGTCAGCAGCAGCAACAGTCGCAGCAGCAAGTAGCGGCCGTGCAGGAGGGTCCCGCAATTGTTAGTGGTGAATCTGTAGAGGAAGATTCACAGAATTCCGTGGagaattacaatattttcaatgAGATCCGGATGATGGAACGTGGTGGGGAGAATTTTGAAGCACCACCACCACAGTCAGCCATCTTTCAGGATAATGCCAATTATTTCTGTGAAGAGGACTTTACAGGACTTCACAGGACATCACTTTCAGCAGATCCGAAAGTACTAGAACGTCAGAGGAGGCGACAGTCGACGGAACAGACGGAAAATGTTGTTTTTAGTTTCCAGAGGCGTCCTCTGGCGACTAATGAGGAAGATGCAGAAGTTATAAGTTCCAGTGGGAGTAGTATGGTGGGAACAACTGATCGGGTTCTGTTTAGTATGGCTAAGCCTGCGCAGTTGCCTATGGAGGAGAGTCTCAATAATATTGTAAGGGATATCATGGCGGATTTTTCGGACGTTGATGATGTACTGCCGGACGAGGAGGATGGTTCGATAGATGATGAACCGGATATTGAGTCACCGTCGATGGAGACCATCGAAAAGGCTGATTTGGTGGAATTTATGGAGATCTGCGAGAGGAGAAACCAAAGTCCTGAACATCTAAAGTCCATACTGGATCGGTCGACGCCGCAAGAGAAGAGTGCTAAAGTGAAGAAGAAGGTGAAATTCGGAACGACGGAATATCACGAAGTTGATGACTATCCGAGGCAGAGAGATTTTTTCGGTGGTATGAGTCCACGAAAGGCCATACTGAAGTCATCGCTTAAGAAAACGATGCTGTCAACGGGGAAGTGTAGTAGCGGAAGTGGAAGTGGAAGTGGAAGTGTTCAGAAGAGGTTGCCAGTGAAGGAGACAACAAAGAGTCCCAGCAATATCATGGTTAAGATGACGTATGTATCACCGGAGATGCTGCAGAATCAACAACAAACGACAACGGTGAAGGGTGTTGCAGCTTCGGTTGATTCCGATGTCAGATCAACGGATTCTGAGACAG ACAATGAGACGCCAAGGATGCCTGTGGTTCAGCCAAAGATCTCTCCTAAACGGACTCAATTTCTCATTCGTCGTGAATTTGAGGATCGTCGTAGGAAGATAAAACGAAGAAACTCAATAGCTTGCATTAGCTATGTGGATTGTGAAGAAATCAGGATACCTATTAAGGCGGAGCAGCCTGAGACGCCTGCTTCGCCTGAGAAACCTGCTTCGCCTGAGAAGCCTGCGTCACCTGAGAAGCGTGCTTCGTCTGAGAAGCAAGCTTCGTTTGAGAAGCAAGCTTCGCTTGAGAAGCAAGCTTCGTTTGAGAAGCAAGCTTCGTTTGAGAAGCGTGCTTCGTCTGAGAAGCAAGCTTCGCCTGAGAAGCGTTCTCCGCTTGAGAAGCAAGTTTCGTTTGAGAAGCTTTCTTCGCCTGAGAAGCGTTCTCCGCTTGAGAAGCAAAATTCGTTTGAGAAGCAAGCTTCGCCTGAGAAGCAAGCTTCGTTTGAGAAGCGTGCTTCGTCTGAGAAGCAAGCTTCGCCTGAGAAGCGTGCTTCGTCTGAGAAGCAAGCTTCGCCTGAGAAGCGTCCTTCGTTTGAGAAGCAAGCTTCGCTTGAGAGGCAAGCTTCGTTTGAGAAGTTTTCTTCGCCTGAGAAGCAAGCTTCGCTTGAAAAACTTTCTTCGCTTGAGAAGCCTTCGCTACCTGCATTGACTGAAGAAATTCAGGTTGAACGACCAGTGGTGCTTGAAAAGCTTCAGCAGAGTGAGAAATCGGAACTGGTTGTGAAACCGGTGCAACTTGAAAAGGAAGCTTCAGTAGAACTTTATTCTCAGTTGCTTCCCACAAAAACTTCTTCTAGAAAAGTGAAGAAAGAGGCCAAAGTTAAAGCTTCACCTTTAGTCGATCCCAAGCTTTACAGGGCTTATGTGCCCGTTATTAAGCTTGTCTTGCCAACCTTTGAGGCTAAAAAGGTCAAAGATGTAAAGACTGCTGAGAAAAAGCGCAATGTTCAAACTCCTATCCAGGTCAAAATATCGCAGGAAATGAGGCAGAAACCCTGGATTGATTATCCGCTGTATACAGGCTTGACGCCAAGTCGGATGACAAGATCAATGAGACGAAAATTCCTGGAGTTGAATTTGCAGGATGAGGACTTTGAGAGGGCCGAAACACCGGAAAAGAAGGAGAAGAAAGTGTTGAGAAGGCGATTGCTCTCTACTTTTGAACTTGTTAGTGAATCAAGAAGGGAAATTGAGGAGGAGGAGAGGAAGATGAAGTCAAATGTTGTGCCACCCAATGTAGTTCTTAATCCTAGTTCTGACCAAGTTCCTAGTAATTTAAGTCAATCAGCATTGATTAGGGATAAGAAAAAATCTGTCGATGGAGTGAAGAATAGTTTGAAGAGGAAGGCCGTTGAGGAAGTGGAGATGGTTCCAATGAAGGTTGTTGTTAAGGAGAATCCTCAAAATTCACCAGAACCCCAACCAAGGGCACAGAGTACACCAATTGTTAAATTGGAGAAGGTTGATCAATCCTTGCCAATAACTAAAGCTTCGAGAAAGGAAGTTCTGCCTCCGATGGATAAATCCACTCCAGTAAGGCCGATGTTAGACAGTAAGATGAAGATTCCTGCGATAAGACTGCCTGAAGGACCTTTGAAGGTCAAATCTCCAAGAACTCCAGTACCTAAAGGTCCTCTAACGCCTCTGTCGAAGGAAACATTGATGATCATTGGGAGAGACCGAAAGCTGAGCCATATGAGAGCTATTGCTAAAGTCTTGAAGTTGACAAATGAAGAAATCCAGAGGATTTGTAACAATGTGAGACGGAGTTCGAGTGAAAAAATGACATTTCTCAGTGAAAGTAGGCAGTTTTTTCCAGACAAAACCTCAGATACCCAAATAGTTAATAAGAATATTGAAGCATTTACTCCAGCGCCCTCCTTTAAAATTGAACATTCAGAGAAACCTTTGGAACGTCCAAGAGATTCTTCTGATGTAACCGAAAAAATAACCTGTGatccaaaagaaaatcaagaGATTAGTGAGACATCACGAGATCAAATAGAGAATGTCAATGTAGATAATCTAGGAGAAAGTAACCTAGATGTCTCAGCAAATGAAGATGAAGATGGTAAAGCGAAACGTGGAAGGAGATCTGAGGGGAAACGTAACAAAACACCACGAAGATTGAAGAGATCGTCACTGTATCAGAAGATTATTGAAGATACAGGTGTATTGGCACAGATAGAGGTTAAACCACTGGCATTGTTGTCAATGAATGAAGAAATTGGCAAAATGGCCAGTCCTGATTCCACATCGTCTCATGGTGAAGCCAATAAGGTGGTTGAGGAGCAGTTTCAGGGAAAAGCCGTCTCACCCGAATATGTCAATTCCTCTATAAGTTCAACAGTTAACACTGAAATAAGTTCAACGACACAAATTGCAGCGAAATCATCGGGGAATTGTAGTGAGAAGGGGGAGAATAGTAATTCTCCTGGAACAAAATCACCAAGTCCTGTTGATCAAAAAATCCACAGATTGGGTTTCAATGGTCCAGTTTTGAGATCAATGAGCAGTATGGGTAATAGCAATTCTAGTCCAATTTCGTGTGATAGTCAGGGGAATTTGGGTGAAGATGGTGATTCCCACGAGAAGAGTCCAAGGAATGAGAGTAAATGTGATAGTCAAACTGAAGAGATGATCGTCAAATCACCGGGAAATGTTCAGGATGCGTCAAATTCGTCAGATGAGACAAAGATCGATGATGAAATATCAGTAGATCAAAATGAGGTATCGGAAGATCGAAATGAAGTAACAGAAGATCGAAATGAAGTAACGGAAGATCAAAATGAGGTAACGGAAGATCAAGTGCACGAAGAGGAGAAAAGTGAAGAGTCTCCTCCGCGATGTGACAGTCAAGGGAATGACGATCCTGATGAAGAAGATCGGCAACGAGAAGACGAAGAAAAGACACAAGAAGAAGATATTCAGACTAAAAGTTCTGATGAGCCTAACGAAGAAGAAGGAACGGAGACCGTTCATGAAATAGTGGTTCCTAAAGAGGAAACCCAAAAAACTCCGCAGGACAATCAGGAAGATTGCGCTAAGGATGATGACGAAAAAACTGATGAGAAGTATCAATCAGATGCATCGAtagactttcaggattttgatacAGTGTCTGAATACTCAAACATAGAGTCACCGTCATCAGTCTATGATGATGCAAACGAGGAGAAGATTGACGATTCGGAGGAAGATACAGCAACGGAGGCTAACTTCATGATGCACTTTGATCCAAGTGAAGCTTTCAAGGATACATCGGAGGATGAAACGCAACAGGAAGAACCAGAGATTCATGAGAAggataatttatttgaaaatatctcGTCAATTGAGTCAACGGAACAGAACTACTTAGTCGACAACTGTGGACTATTAACCGGTGATGCGGAAACTGTTGAGAAGATTGCATCACCGGACAGTTCAAATGTCCAAGGAAAGGACACTGGTGACTCACAGGAGAATCCTCTCGAAGCTCTTCCAGATACATCGGTAAATTTCATGCCGAACAGTGCACATGAGAATGGTGATCTTGGAATGAATGAACAACAGCAATATGTGGAACATGATGGATTGTTCTCGTCGCCCATTTACGATACAGAACCCATGGAGATGCCACAAGAAGATCAAAGAAGCAAATTCAATGGTCAAATGGCAGATCAATTGATGTATCAGACGGTCTGTGACAGTTCAGTGAATATTGAGAGGAATTTGACAATTGAGAATCTGGTGGAAGAGATGCCAAGTGATGATACGACACTCATTACAGAAAGTGACATCTTTGAGGAATACTGTGAGAATCTCACGAGTATTGGGGATAATGTGACAGTAGAGACGGAAAATGAGATTGTTACGGAGCCATTTGGGGTTAGTAATACATTTCTAACGACCCCAGTCAGTTTCTCGGCTGTTGTTCCCGAAGTAACAACGGCAACACGGAAGTCAGATCGACAACGAATAAAATCTCACACGAATCTCTACGTTGAACATGATTATTCACCAAAGACGGATACAAATCGGATAACTCCGACGTCGAGTACGAAGACGGGAGATCGGTATCTGCTGCCGCCGAAAAGTGAGAGAATCAGTCGAAGGAGGAGTTACCATGGAGATGGCAGAGAGAGACGAAAGAGTCGTCAAAAGAACAATACTCAAGGGATCGCTGTGGGAGGAACACAACAAATACTCTCAACAAATCTACCGCCGCTTAAGACGGTACCAGGACCTAGTTCGAGAATTCCAGAGAAGAGTCGTGTGAGAGTTATCTCTGAACAAATCATCTCACCATCTTCTTCGGTGTCTTCCTACCTGGAAGTTCACAATAGTCTGCAACATCAGATAGAAAAAGGCATTTCGCAGATGTTGCCAACACTGCCGCCTCCGATGTCGAATGGAGATATCTTGAAGAAAGTCCGAAAACCTAATCGGACGACAAAGACTCCACCGCCGGCTATTCCGCATTACGAACAAATCTCTCCATGCCCACAAGATGCAAAGATTAAAGCACAAATGGGCGAGATTAAGGCTTTCAATATGATTCCATCGAGTCAGTCGATTGCAGCTCTGGCCTCAGTGGCACAGAGACGTTCATCAAAGGACACCAGTGGACAGGTATTTTCCCAGGCCATTGCGGAATATCAGATTGTTCAGTACACAACAAATACTCCCATCCCGTCGAATCCAACGGATTTCTGTATTATTACAACGGCAAGACAACCAACTCATCTGCCAACGGACCAGATCACTTTTCCCAATTCCGCTGTTGGAGGTCAGAGGCTCACCAGTCAGTCGGAGGAACTGCCACAATTTATGGTGACTGAATCTGATCTCGTGGATGATTGTCTATAA